AGCAGAGCTAGCCAAGTCCTTCTCCACCAAaaccctttttttttcctttgcttGCAAGATAATTCTCCGCTCTTTCCCATGCAGCAGGGCCTATTCCCCCCCCTTTCTTTTTCCTTGTAGAtattgcatggatgttttgagctATTACTTTCATCTAAGATCTTGCATGTGAAGATGAGGTAACATGGTGTAGCCAAGGATGACTTGCCGGAAAAACTCTCCATAAATTTTCTGGTGATTCATCTTCGGTTTTTAATCAGAATTTCGGCAAGTTGTCCTTGGCTACATTTCTACTTCATCATCCTCACATGCTAGATCTATGATGATTACTTAATTGCACTACACATAAGGTAAGAATGCTGAGGATGATCATCCAATTTAAAAAAGATTTGAAGTAGTCTTTTTAATCTATAACACAAACCTTTTCTTTTAGAGGCCAAAGGGTAAAGACTGTAATCAGGGAATTTCAAACTCTCAGGCTCGTTTTTAATACTCTTGCTCACTTCTACAGCCTGTCTTTTATATTCTTTAGAAGCTTTGAAGTACACACTGCTTGGTGCTTGCCCGTATGATATTGTAGATTTTCATTTTGGACCCTGACCAGTGGCCTCCACTACCTCTTTGTGCGCCTGTGGCCCATGGTCCGATTACTAATCCAGGCACTAGAGGAATAGACCATGTAGCTTATCAGTGGGCTGCTTACAGAAGCAAAACCAACCAATACCCACTTTAGTTGGCTCTTAGCATTGCTTCCATTGAGAAAATCCAATTTTGCTTTGCTCTGCTAATTCTGTCCACGTATTCCTGGATTTTTCCCTGCCTTCCCACCCATTTCAGCTTAAATTATCATCATCCAGAACCTGAATCATAGCTTTAAAGCAGGAAGACCAAGAATAAAAAAGATGTCCTCACCCATGAAGACAGGACCTCCGGAGACTGGTGAAGCATCAAAGAACGAATCCTCAAAGCATGGGTCAAACTTAAACAGAGGGATCTCAATATTAGACCTCATTTTAAGAGTTATTGCAACTATTGGCACGCTAGGAAGCTCTGTTGCCATGGGGACTAGTAATCAAACACTTCCATTTTCATTTCAGTCTTTCCAATTCAGAGCTGAGTATAATGATCTCCCTATGTTCACGTAAGTATtcctttaaaaaatttgaagtgATGTTATGCATACTGTACAAGATTTAAAAATGTGTTCATGTATGTGTTGCAGGTTCTTTGTTATTGCAAATTCTATTGTATGTGGATATCTTGTTCTTTCTCTTCCTCTGTCAATCTTTCACATCATCAGGAGCTCAGCAAAAATCAGCAGGATCATCTTCGTCATTTTTGATACGGTAGTAGTTATAGTGTCCTCTTTGAATTAATTACTGTCGAAGAACTGATCAACTTGTTTGATTTGTAAAAGGTCATGCTGTGTCTTCTCGCCTGTGGGGCTTCTGTTGCAGCAAGCATTGTATACTTGGCACATAAAGGGAATGCTAATGCAAATTGGCTCCCCATTTGTCAACAGTTCAGCAACTTCTGCCAGCGAATATCTGGATCTCTAATAGGCTCTTTCTTCTCAGTAATCATTCTTATTCTGATTATTACTTCATCAGCAGTGTCTCTCTCCCAAATCTAGTTTATTTTACTACAAGAATGTCTTGTGTATCTTTGTCCCATAAATAAACTTACCAAGTTTGTTTCCACTAAATAAGGTCTTGGTCTTCAAAAGGACATTCTTTTGAGGAAACATCAATAAAACTCAGATTTGCCTCGGACTTTCAGCTGAAGCTCATTGATTCTAAACTAATAATTTATGGGAAATTCTTGGGTAAACCAGACATTGAGCCGTAGTATAAATCaggtttaagtaagtttttcttataatttaaaGGCAAATAGCATCAATTTTAGATAAGCATtaaatgtaattaaaaaaaaaagagagttgcATCCTCACATATATGTATAAAAACACATATAAGCATGTTCTATGCCAAATATGCCACAATATCATCTATGGATTTCAACGTCTTCTCATAGTATAAATAGGATTCGTataccttcggcgaccgaacatatTGATCAAGCTGCAAGGAAAGGAAGAAAAACACCTCTCATTATATAATACACACCATAATAAGATCTGC
The sequence above is a segment of the Manihot esculenta cultivar AM560-2 chromosome 5, M.esculenta_v8, whole genome shotgun sequence genome. Coding sequences within it:
- the LOC110614911 gene encoding casparian strip membrane protein 3; translated protein: MSSPMKTGPPETGEASKNESSKHGSNLNRGISILDLILRVIATIGTLGSSVAMGTSNQTLPFSFQSFQFRAEYNDLPMFTFFVIANSIVCGYLVLSLPLSIFHIIRSSAKISRIIFVIFDTVMLCLLACGASVAASIVYLAHKGNANANWLPICQQFSNFCQRISGSLIGSFFSVIILILIITSSAVSLSQI